Genomic DNA from Salvia miltiorrhiza cultivar Shanhuang (shh) chromosome 1, IMPLAD_Smil_shh, whole genome shotgun sequence:
CTTGAAAATGAGTATAAGTTGCAAATGCTTCCACTAATACAAGATGTATtcctatttctttcactatttcttttattagtcgtacgatacttggtatacgctatcactggctatatcgggctgcgacatcaaatgacactttaactattcaacctaaaccttaaaccttaaaccctaaatattaaaccctaaacctgaaacctaaacctGAAACATAAACCCCAAACTTGAAACCTAAACTAtaaacctgaaacctaaacctTAGACCCTAAACttaaaaccctaaacctaaaacctaaaccctaaaccctaaacctaaaacCCTAAATCTTAAACCCTAACCCTTAAACtctaaacctgaaacctaaaccctaaaaccctaaacttgaaaccctaaatcctaaagtGTTATAGTGTCTTTCGAAatattaaagtgtcattttaaaatatcgtagtgacatttgaaatgtcatagtgtcattttaaatgTCATAGTTTCATTCAAATTCTTAAAGTGTCATTCTaaattttatagtgtcattcaaaatcttgtagtgtcttttgaaatcttaaagtttcatttcAAAATGTTGTAGtgacatttgaaatgtcatagtgtcattttaaatgTCATAGTGTTCAAAATCGTCTAGTGTCATCCGAAAtgatatagtgtcatttgaactcttgtagtgtcttttgaaatcttataATGTCTTTTGAAATCCtttagtgtcatttgaaatcctttagtgtcatttgaattcttgaagtgtcatttgaaatcttaaagtttcatttgaaatataatagtgtcatttcaaatcttGTAGTGTTAGTTCAAAATGTCATAGTGCCattcaaaatgttatagtgtcattcgaaatgtcatttgaaatgtcatagttttattaaaattcttaaagtgtcattcgaaatcctatagtgtcattcaaaatcttatagtgtcttttgaaatcttaaagtttcatttcAAAATGTCGTAGtgacatttgaaatgtcatagtgtcattttaaatgtcacagtgtcattcaaaatcgtctagtgtcattcgaaatattatagtgtcatttgaaatcttgtagtgtctttCGAAATCTTcaagtgtcttttgaaatcttatagtgtcatttgaaatcctttagtgtcatttgaaatcttaaagtttcatttgaaatgtcatagtgttatttgaattcttgaagtgtcatttgaaatcttaaagtTTCATCATGAAATGTAATAGCGTCATTTCAaaatatcatagtgtcattcaaaatgttatagtgtcattcgaaatgtcatttgaaatgtcatagtttTATTCAAATTCTtaaagtgtcattcgaaatcttatagtgtcattcgaaatcttctagtgtcttttgaaatcttgtagtgtcatttcaaaatgtgatagtgttatttaaaatattatagtgtcatttgaaatattgtagtttcatttgaaatcttaaagtttcatttgaaatggcATAGTGTCATTCAACTGTTtgtagtgtcttttgaaatattgtagtgtcatttcaaatcttaaagtttcatttcgaaatgtcatagtgtcatttgaattcttgtagtgtcatttgaaatcttaaagtttcatttgATATGTCATAATTTCATTTGGAATCTTAAATTCGTACAGTGGCATTATTACAAGTTAAATCTACAAGAATTGGAATGAaactatatcatttatataatgaacCAATGCAAGTTAAAACTACAAGAATTGGAATGAaactatatcatttatataatgaaacaatGCACGTTAAAACTACAAGAATTGGAATGAAACTTAATGCAAGTTAAAACTACAAGAATTAGAATGAaactatatcatttatataatgaaacaatgcaagttaaaactacaagaattggaatgaaactatatcatttatataatgaaactacaagattcaataactaaattgcACACACAATCCCCTTGTCTTCCTTGCTAAATATCCTCCTATTTCCGGCATAATTCATTTCACTGTCTAAAACCAAATAAAGCACATAAGAAAACAAAACATTTACGAATAATATCATTTGCTAATGCACCTAGTACCATTTACATATATTGAAAGTGTCAATATTTAAATCACCTTTTTGCTTTGCTTTACTGAGAGAGCTGTGGTCCGAGGCGGAGTGGAGCAGGTGATGTTGAGTCTCCTTGGCCTTGTTGAGCACCGACTGCAGGTACCTTCCTTGAGCTTCGATTCTCAGCTGCAAATGTCTCTGCACCTCCATTTTCTGCTCCAGCTTCCTCTGCACCTCCATCTGCATTCTCAGAGCTTCCGCAATCTGCACACTGCACCATCAATTCATCAGCAAACCAAACCAACGCTCTATTCTTACATGCTTCTCTAGTCTACTGTAATTCAACTTACTCATTTATCAGCAggtgatatttggtgcaaaatatcctagatttttttttctttttctttccaaaaAATAATctgaactttttttttctttatattcaAATGATAGTGTTATTTATGAAAGTGTCAAGTGTCAATTTAGGTGGGCGCCACAGCAGCCGCGTCTCCGGCGGCGCGGAACCCCAAGAAGCGGTCGAGAGCGTCGAGACGGACGCCAACCACCGTGCTGACCACAGACACCACCAATTTCAGAGCCATGGTTCAGGAATTTACCATAATCCTCGCACCGCCTATCAAGCCCCTCTTTCCCGAGGAGCAGGCTCGATTTCTTCGGCTCGAGATCCAGCGCCTTGGACGCCACCCAGCCGCAGCCCTATCTCCACCGGCCCTTCGCCCAGAAGGTCCAGCCCGCCACCAGCTCCATGAACTAGCAATTCCCCATGAACAGAGGTTCAACATTTCAAACTAAAACATCCTCACCTCTCTCCTCCAATCAAACCCCAAATTCCCATTCTCCACCAAATCTCTAAATGATAGTGTTATTTATGAAAGTGTCAAGTGTCAAATGATACTTCAACATACACATAGAAACATAAGTTGGGCAGAAGAGCAAAGTGCACTGCACGTgctgcgccgccgccgctgcctcaATACCAGACTATGACTCTGGCGGCGACCGTGATTTTCTCTCAGGCCTCGGCTCAGATCTCTCCCGTTCGtcgtgagaagagagaaggatgAAAATTAGAGGGCGGCGCCGCTGCCCACCTTCGATTCCCGGTGTCATCGCCTCCCTCGATGTCTTCGCCCCTTCGCCTTTATCTCCCTGAACTCGTTCACTAACACACAAGCGAGATCTCAATTTGCAACCACAACGCCGCCCCCGCCCTCAATCGGTGAAGGTCGGCGCCTTCACCATCTCTCGCTTAAATTTGACAACCGTTGATGCGGTGCGGCGGCGACAGTTGGAGGGGGCGCGGCTCCAAAGCTGGAGGGTAGAGTGGCGCGCGGCGACCCACGACCGGAGCTAGGAGCGACATTGGTGGCTGGAGCCTGAGGAAaagaaggagagagaagatgGGAGAGAAACGCGAGAGAGAAGCTGGGTTAGGGTtccacgattttttttttaatatcgggTCAGTTGACCCGGTTCACATTTGTCAGACCCGGCCCAGACCCGCGCGCATGGTGTGAGCGCAAGTTTAAGGCAGCGCTCATTTAAGTTTTTGTGAAAAAACTTTGGCCTACCTACAATTTCATTTGTCATTTGTAACGTGTTAGACGAGGTCAACCCACTAATCCAACATAATACATACTCTATAAGCAATCAATTATTTCTTAAGTAGTTATACGCATAAATCTCTATGAATTAGTAATATTGAGACtaggaatttttattttattttattgaggTGGTCTTGGTGCGTCTGACCCCACACCATGCGGCCGGATCCcatcattttatatatatttatttgtatttaattaaCTGATttgttaattataattaaatttaatcaacTTTATGTCAAGAAATTAGTTTGAAATGGACGGATGTAACAAAAAATAACTAGCCAAAAGTATCATAAATGATATTCCTTCTCTgcaaatttttactttttttgttattttggtaTGTCCCTCAAATCCTTACcccttttatttttgataaaattgttCTACATAACTCAATAATAAAAGTGAGAGATGTATTTCACTTACAAtatatttatcaattttattaaaatctgtatcATTTTCAAAAGCATAAAGATTTGAAGGATGGAGAGAGGAGTTGATGATATAGAGAAGAAACCATTTATTCAAGTAGGATTGAAATAATTATGATGGTAAAGGTTGAATCGTTGAGAATATAAGTGGAAATGAATTATTTTGTTGACACGTGAATGAGTGGGCCGGTATTGGCATTTATTGGAAATGGACAAATAATGAGATGGTGAAAGCGATATAAGGTGGTAGGCGTAGATATTGTGAAACTCTGCATCTGCATGCATGCACATTACACATTTCTATTATGCGTGTCGTGAATGTGCGTGCACACTGCATATCActgttttttctttctctctctctctctccctcacacacGCACGCGCGCGCACAGTCGACATGCACATCAAAATTGAAACTTCGGAATTTTCTTCCATCAGAAATTAAAGGATAATATGATGAGGTTAAGTATGCAATACAAACAGTACCCCCACCGTTCTATTAGAATGGgcttaattttttttggcaCGAAGATAGAAAAAAATTTCTTAAGGGAAAAAGATAGTCCACATCAATTAaggattttaaatatatatatttcacttAAAAtgaagggttaatagccaaaaaatacacgaactttcatcgaatttgcaaattgcacatgaccttcaaaaatagcctcagaatacatgaccttttaatttagttgcaaattgcacacgcgttgaccaaTACATTAATCCCTGTTGACGTGGCTCCCGGAATTTTCCTACGTCGACGACCGGCGTTCAAgtaatacgacgtcgttttgtagtTATATCTAACGCTCAAAACGACgtaacgacgtcgttttgagtgatTATAACTATTAAgaaaaaatccccaaatctgCAATCTCCACCGCCACCGCCTGAAACCAGCCACTCCaatccaccaccaccgcctaAATCCAGCCACCCCAATCGAACCCTGAATCCAACCACCGCCTGATCAGCCACCCCAATCAAACCCACACAAGACCATTTTCTCACAAGATCTGCAAGTAGAAAAGGAAATGAACAGCAAATGAACCTCCGTTGCCGATTTCAGGTTCTCGAGGTTGGTGCAGACTTGGAGCCACTGAGCGGGATCGCCGGAGTCATCGCGCGAACCTAGGTGAAATCCCCAGATCTGCACACGAGCCCAGATCTGGTGCGCCTCTCACTTCATACACGAGTTACAGAGCACTCAAATCATCTGCTACTTCCACTAGGCCGCCGCGCCGGAGGAGGGCTTTCAGGGGGGGCGCGCGGCGGAGGAGGATGAAGGAGATAAGGGTTTGAAGAGGAACaaaggagaagaagaatttgaagaaaaatttcagAGATGAGAAGAAGAATTTGAAGAGGAACGACGGCCAATCGCCGGTCCTCGTCGGCCCCTCGGTAGCGACGGCGGTTCTCTTATAGACGGAGAACGAGAGAGAGCTAGGGCTTGATTTAGGAGAAGATTTTCATCTGAGTTTGAGCGAGAGAAGAAATGGGTCGGAGGTCAGAGGCGGCGCCAGAGGTAAAGGCCGCAGAGGCGGATCTGTCGCGGAGGTGAGAGGCTAGACTGAGATTTTGGAAAGAGGGGTTTTGGGTTTCCGGcttcttcaattttttatttccaattttgtgttttttgtttttttttttttaattttaagagtAATGCCATGTCAAAAAAAGTGTGTATTGTAGAGCCACACGTGTAAAAAAATCCACGTGTAATGCCATGTATGTTAAATATTGTCCACGTCATCGCCAGTCAAACTTAAAAGTAATCGGAattttcgccgtgtgcaatttgtaattaaattaaaaggttatgtattctgaggctatttttgaaggtcatgtgcaatttgcaaattcggtgaaagttcgtgtattttttggctattaaaATAAACCTATACTAATGACACAtcccaaaataaaaaacaaacctATTCTAGTGGAACAAATAGAGTAGTTTGAAATAGTGCATATATTTTAAGTGTTAATAACTCTTAACTCATAAAAATTGGTATTGGTTCTCTTTTTTTTAGAGCTATTTTGGTTCTCTCACTATAATCAATTCATTAGTTCTTTTTCGAGGGATACTTGTATAAGATTCTCGATAAAATATCAACCATAATGAATGATCAATGCTGCAATACTATATGAACATGGAGGGGTCATATATGTTCAAATGTTTAtcctataaaataaaaaaattaatttcaactcTTATATTATGAAGATTTACAGTAAAATTCACCACTTTGATAagtaaattcataaaaattcatAATCCAAGATTCGAATCCTATAGATAGCCActatattctttttttaattcataattttttacaaCAAATTCATAATATTTCATAATGCATCATCGAGGCCTAGACTCGTTTGAACACTCCCTCCATAcatacataaatataattttctttGTACTTCCATATTAATTTTAAGGGTAATGAAAAATTATGTCGGTAGTCATAAATCAAAATACACTTCCAGAAACTTAGTCGAGCTGTCGAGCACACAATTGACATGACTTGAAGAATAGGCTAAAACAGCCAAAAGACGCAAGTGTTGAGCCTAGCCCAACCATGCAATTATTACAAGAATCTCAGATGCACAGTTATCTAACTtattaaatcataattaaagattaataaatcCTAATTAGAGAATGCTGAAACTTAATGAATGCAGCATATATCCAAATGCACAAAAAAAATCTCCTATTTAAAAACTTTGAAGGCTGATTGTATTGTATCTGCAACTCCAATTTTATTCTTTACAGCACTTGGCACTTGATACTTGATAGCCCttgatattaattaaaatacagTTCATTGTCGAATATCAGTTTGTTCAATCCTAATTATCAGCTCATAGCTCCCCAAACTTAAAAGTCATCGTTCTGATTTAACAGCACATTTAACAGCATTTACTTCTTTTGTTTCCCAGCATATATCTGACATTTCTTCATTTCTTCCTATACAAGAAGCCGAGGCTTCATAATAGACATATGAAGATGGATGCTTCCCTTTCTGTAACGTACCAGGTTTGAAGATGACGAGAAACCACATGTTTTGTAGCTGCAGGAGACAGTCCTATGCACAATAACACAAATCTCACATTAAGAATTGTTATATGCAACTAAAGGATTTCCATAAGAACTTGTGTGAAATATTTATATCTACCTAGACATCCAGTTTAGCATGGAAGTTGAGTCAAATGTGCTTGAACCTGAAAAGAATGCCAGCATCAATGCAGACGAAACACCACCACTTAACCAATCCAAAAGGGATGAGCAAGAGATGGAAAGCAAGATCCATTATTACTATGGTTTTTTGTCAAGCTCCAGCTGTTACGATTTCTTGGTTGAAGCATCCCTCACTGCGCCATGAGAATTTATTACATAAACAACAATGTACAACTATGTGCTAGAACTTTGATATCATAAAAGCAAATATGACTAACCTGCAGTGGAAGAGCATGATTCTTCGCTGTCATGATTTCAGAATAAGTTAAGAGAATCCTAATCATTTCAGAGTAAAATGAAAGACAGTGGGTACAAGCCAAAAGGCATATCTTGAACCTGAGCAGACTCCTCTCTCTCGAGTCTTCTGACACAGAGTTGTTATCTTTAACATCATTATTGATTTCAATACCAGAATGCCTGTCAATATACAGGACCAAACAATGAGTAAATGCCAATATTGATAGAGATGCTCTCTGTAAACTTTACTTACCACCTATTATCTGAGATTCTGGTACCATGAACATCCTCCATAATAATATGCTTCGCATAGGGACCAGGTGACTCTGATCATATAAaaacatattatattttcaTTATCTTCCTCAAGACAAGAATAATGTGAAATGGTTACACAGTGAGGCAAGTATTTTCCAGAATTATGTATGAAGTGAACTGTTACAGATAAAAGATTCCACAAAATTAACCTAAACTTAAAGCAGAAATTGTAAAAGCCACTTATTCTTCTAATTCAGTTACTGCAGGAATGGGCAAACTGAAACTTAAGGTGAAAATTGTAAACTCAATGAACGCAACAGGGTACAGATTAGTTTTTCCTCTTTTAGGATATCTTAATATCTTATGGTGTTAATAACTGAAGCTAGACTAGAAGTTCAATAGTTTGGCTActgtaaagaaaaaggaatacATGTGAGGCATATATGCTCTTTGCCCGTTAGTTCAGAAAGATGGAGAATAATATAAAGTCATAAATAGTCTTTGAAAGGAGTCGCACCTTTCACATTGAATGTTTCAAGCCGTTTTATGCTGGACCTGTATATGAATCCTATTTGTTAATTGCAGTCTTAATTGAGCAGTGCAATTTAATAGCAACTAATCAATTCCAGCTGGAGACCTTTTCTTATAAAGATCCCAGCCTTCAACACCCAAGTCCTGCTTCCAGAGGTTTTTGGGATGAAAATAATCATCAAAGCCAACATCTCTTTCATCAAAGTTTGTGCAAAATGATTCGTGCTCTCCCAGTCCCAGGTCATCAAAGCCATCATCTAAGAAGCGCCaatggggaaaaaaaaaagtgccaGTCACACATCTCAATCCTTTTGAAACCAAAGAATATAAAGTTCTCCAGGCCAAGAAAaactgtaataaaatatatagacaacgtaaaataaaatatattagtctaagaaacaactgaaatgcAATATACAAGATAACTTCACAGAAGTGTAGCCCCTAATGCTCAACCCAGGTGTAACCCTCTAGTATTTGGTTCAAGATCACATCAGTCTTAACTTTCCAGTTAAAATCAACCAATGATGAATTACATTACTGAAATATATGTTGTAAAGGGTTATATCAGAATACAGGCAGTCCATTCAAATGCCTACTTGAATATTTCTAATATGGAATCCTCATGTacatttaagttttaattt
This window encodes:
- the LOC131006603 gene encoding uncharacterized protein LOC131006603 — translated: MLNLCSWGIASSWSWWRAGPSGRRAGGDRAAAGWRPRRWISSRRNRACSSGKRGLIGGARIMCADCGSSENADGGAEEAGAENGGAETFAAENRSSRKVPAVGAQQGQGDSTSPAPLRLGPQLSQ